Proteins encoded together in one Ciona intestinalis chromosome 1, KH, whole genome shotgun sequence window:
- the LOC100175076 gene encoding uncharacterized protein LOC100175076 has translation MAAMYDYEVVGVHQLTGIVNVMRLKNKGNVGATTTRNKPSLTKPQTDNKPNKTEQSSNSGFQFYSTDVNDSSSTDSDSSNIPSDKPKPSIEPTNKGFWITGIAFIAVSGLVAFHVLKKQNSRSCPNKTEQSLNSGFQQYYSTDVNDSSSTDSDSTDNRPNKTAQSLKSGLLYDDSSSTDSDSSIIPSDEPKPSIEPTNKCFWITGIAFIAVAGLVAFHVLKKQNSRSCVTNDIVGLEKMGRSLDFFETFFLRTPN, from the exons ATGGCTGCCATGTACGACTACGAAGTGGTGGGCGTTCACCAGCTTACAGGCATTGTAAATGTTATGAGG TTGAAAAATAAAGGCAATGTCGGGGCAACTACTACGAGAAATAAACCGTCATTAACAAAACCGCAGACAGATAACAAGCCAAACAAAACTGAACAATCTTCAAATTCGGGATTCCAGTTCTATTCTACCGATGTTAATGACTCTTCTTCCACCGATTCTGACAGCTCTAATATTCCTAGCGAT aAACCTAAGCCAAGTATCGAACCAACCAACAAAGGCTTTTGGATTACTGGAATCGCATTTATTGCAGTTTCTGGGCTTGTTGCAttccatgttttaaaaaaacaaaattcacgTTCTTGT CCAAACAAAACTGAACAATCTTTAAACTCAGGATTCCAGCAGTACTATTCTACCGATGTCAATGACTCTTCTTCCACCGATTCTGACAGC ACGGATAACAGGCCAAACAAAACTGCACAATCTTTAAAGTCAGGATTGCTGTACGATGACTCGTCTTCCACCGATTCTGACAGCTCTATTATTCCTAGCGAT GAACCTAAGCCAAGTATCGAACCAACCAACAAATGCTTTTGGATTACTGGAATCGCATTTATTGCAGTTGCTGGACTTGTTGCAttccatgttttaaaaaaacaaaattcacgTTCTTGTGTAAcaaatgatatagtagggttggagaagatgggacgcaGTCTAgacttttttgaaactttcttTTTACGAACCCCCaattaa